The following are from one region of the Hyphomicrobium album genome:
- the sseA gene encoding 3-mercaptopyruvate sulfurtransferase has protein sequence MLESAKKWIVDTDWLASHLDAPDLVIFDASWHLPTAGRDPKAEYLKEHIPGALFFDIDDLTDEKSSLPHMLPSTVKFASRMKKMGVGDGMRIVVYDTLGLFSAARAWWTFRAMGHEDVAVLDGGLKKWKAEGRELEDGPARKRTERHFTPLMNASLIRDMDDVKKAIAKRTQIVDARPAGRFEGKDPEPRPGLRAGHLPGARNVPSQTLITADGTLKPTAELAKIFADAGIDPRHPVVTTCGSGVTASILALALAVLGQTNAAVYDGSWAEWGADNALPIETGPARELTS, from the coding sequence GTGCTGGAAAGCGCCAAGAAGTGGATCGTCGATACCGATTGGCTCGCCTCGCATCTCGATGCCCCCGACCTGGTCATATTCGACGCGAGCTGGCACCTGCCGACGGCCGGCCGCGACCCCAAGGCCGAGTACCTGAAGGAGCACATTCCCGGCGCGCTGTTCTTCGACATCGACGACCTGACGGACGAGAAGTCATCGCTGCCGCACATGCTCCCTTCAACCGTCAAGTTCGCTTCGCGCATGAAGAAGATGGGCGTCGGCGACGGCATGCGCATCGTCGTCTACGACACGCTCGGCCTGTTCTCCGCGGCCCGCGCCTGGTGGACGTTCCGCGCCATGGGGCATGAGGACGTCGCCGTGCTCGACGGCGGCTTGAAGAAGTGGAAGGCGGAAGGCCGCGAGCTTGAGGACGGGCCGGCGCGCAAGCGCACCGAACGGCATTTCACGCCGCTGATGAACGCCTCGCTCATTCGCGACATGGACGACGTGAAGAAGGCAATCGCCAAGCGCACGCAGATCGTCGATGCGCGTCCCGCCGGCCGCTTCGAGGGCAAGGACCCCGAGCCGCGTCCGGGCCTGCGCGCCGGGCACCTCCCGGGAGCGCGCAACGTACCCTCGCAGACGCTCATCACCGCCGACGGCACGCTGAAGCCGACCGCCGAGCTCGCCAAGATCTTCGCCGACGCCGGCATCGATCCGCGTCACCCGGTGGTCACCACCTGCGGCTCGGGCGTCACGGCCTCGATCCTGGCACTGGCGCTCGCCGTGCTGGGGCAGACCAACGCCGCCGTCTACGACGGGAGCTGGGCGGAATGGGGCGCGGACAACGCCCTGCCCATCGAGACCGGCCCGGCGCGCGAACTCACATCTTAG
- a CDS encoding TonB family protein produces MGGDKGAEPMFRRRCKHVALVRRCHFVVFVGALVAQLSGATRAQEPSVFDEPTPLDQLLVPQDAPLSAELLTLCVKQNAELEKRKARSHEERRKLEQHQWFIQQMGLELETMKRSVSAANKKAIFDYGRAYASAQKDLAAATDAYNSRIKEGEAASESFNKTCNGRLVSKETQDAVRQKGGVLPNLRQRLVPRPPPTAEQKMEIDAYHNYLTAHIKTERLKTEVGAHRKRNTVAEGSSGMQVNMTISPSGNLLSHSIKVSSGDPALDAIVLAGVERAQPFAPPPEVIASNPMVWRLGFFGSPRK; encoded by the coding sequence ATGGGGGGCGACAAAGGAGCGGAGCCGATGTTCCGGCGCAGGTGCAAGCATGTTGCTCTTGTGCGTCGATGCCACTTCGTCGTGTTTGTCGGTGCGCTAGTCGCCCAGCTCTCCGGAGCGACGAGGGCTCAGGAGCCCAGCGTTTTTGATGAGCCGACGCCGCTGGATCAGTTGCTCGTCCCGCAGGATGCGCCCCTGTCCGCGGAGCTACTCACGCTCTGCGTGAAGCAGAACGCGGAGCTCGAAAAGCGCAAGGCCCGCAGTCACGAGGAACGCCGGAAGCTTGAGCAGCACCAATGGTTTATCCAGCAAATGGGGTTGGAGCTGGAAACGATGAAACGGTCCGTGAGCGCCGCCAATAAGAAGGCCATCTTTGATTACGGCAGGGCATACGCGTCAGCCCAAAAAGACCTGGCCGCCGCGACAGACGCGTACAATTCCAGAATCAAAGAGGGTGAGGCCGCGAGCGAGAGCTTCAACAAGACTTGCAACGGACGGCTTGTCTCGAAGGAGACCCAGGACGCTGTTCGCCAAAAAGGGGGTGTTTTGCCAAATCTGCGGCAGCGCCTGGTCCCACGCCCGCCGCCGACGGCTGAGCAGAAAATGGAGATCGACGCGTACCACAACTACCTGACCGCGCACATCAAGACGGAACGGCTGAAGACTGAGGTCGGCGCCCATCGAAAGCGGAATACGGTGGCAGAAGGGAGCTCGGGTATGCAAGTCAACATGACGATCTCGCCTTCTGGAAACCTGTTGTCGCACAGCATCAAAGTCAGCAGCGGCGATCCGGCTCTCGACGCGATTGTGCTCGCGGGGGTAGAGCGCGCGCAACCGTTCGCACCGCCACCCGAGGTGATCGCGTCCAATCCAATGGTATGGAGGCTCGGCTTTTTCGGATCACCGCGTAAGTGA
- a CDS encoding bestrophin-like domain, whose amino-acid sequence MVSFLQSQPLWLSGLLLVGLPTGLAMLGPILIRRWVPLDRLTANNEVAGFKFAVVGVLYAVLLAFAIIVVWEKFTDADNIVAREAGAATNVYRLSYGMAEAPPATSLRARLSDYLAATISDDWPAMEHANESSSARRALDAVYGSVLVSLSAQSHSALVAEILHQLDEITQARRARLAAADGTVPGVIWPVLFGGAAATIGFTFFFGTQNLLAQSLMTGLLSVMILSGLFIVLVIDRPFSGAVTVKPDALAKVLAEFGPTPAAH is encoded by the coding sequence ATGGTCTCGTTTCTCCAGAGCCAACCCCTGTGGCTCTCTGGCCTGCTCCTCGTCGGGCTGCCGACCGGCCTGGCTATGCTTGGTCCCATTCTGATCCGTCGCTGGGTGCCGCTCGACAGGCTAACCGCAAACAATGAGGTCGCCGGATTCAAATTCGCCGTCGTTGGCGTGCTCTATGCTGTCCTGCTCGCCTTTGCCATCATTGTCGTTTGGGAAAAGTTCACCGACGCCGACAACATTGTGGCGCGCGAGGCCGGCGCGGCTACGAACGTCTACCGCCTATCGTATGGCATGGCTGAGGCGCCGCCCGCGACGTCATTGCGCGCAAGGCTCAGCGACTATCTGGCAGCCACGATCTCCGACGACTGGCCGGCCATGGAGCACGCGAACGAGAGTTCGTCGGCGCGCCGGGCACTCGATGCCGTCTATGGATCGGTCCTGGTCTCCTTAAGTGCCCAGAGCCATAGCGCCCTGGTAGCAGAAATTTTACACCAGCTCGATGAGATCACCCAAGCGCGACGTGCCAGGCTTGCTGCGGCTGACGGCACGGTCCCGGGGGTCATTTGGCCGGTTCTGTTCGGCGGCGCCGCAGCCACGATCGGCTTCACGTTTTTCTTTGGTACGCAGAACCTGCTGGCCCAGTCTCTCATGACCGGATTGTTGTCCGTGATGATTCTCTCCGGCCTGTTCATTGTCCTTGTAATCGATCGGCCTTTTTCCGGCGCGGTGACGGTAAAACCGGACGCGCTCGCCAAGGTCCTTGCGGAATTCGGTCCAACGCCGGCAGCCCATTGA
- a CDS encoding DUF1697 domain-containing protein: MPTFIALLRAINVGGRGKLPMADLKAMCAAEGFEKVRTYIASGNVLFTTKLSEAKVKAALEKRLRAYAGAPMVVVVRTAREMTEVLAANPYPDRAASRTVAIFLDAPPPADTVDSIRGRADDEEVRLGKREIYVLYGAAGIGRSKLKIPAAEKGTARNMNTVAKLVELAAAASG, translated from the coding sequence ATGCCGACCTTCATCGCACTACTACGCGCCATCAACGTTGGAGGCAGGGGTAAGCTGCCGATGGCCGATCTCAAGGCCATGTGCGCCGCCGAGGGGTTCGAGAAGGTTCGCACCTACATCGCCAGCGGCAATGTCCTCTTCACCACCAAATTGTCCGAGGCCAAGGTCAAGGCCGCGCTCGAGAAGCGCCTTCGCGCATACGCGGGGGCACCGATGGTCGTCGTCGTCCGCACAGCGCGGGAAATGACCGAGGTGCTGGCGGCCAATCCATACCCCGACCGCGCCGCTAGCCGCACCGTCGCGATATTTCTCGATGCGCCGCCGCCAGCAGACACGGTCGACAGCATTCGTGGCAGGGCCGACGACGAGGAGGTGCGCTTGGGCAAGCGGGAAATCTACGTTCTTTACGGCGCCGCGGGCATCGGGCGATCGAAGCTGAAGATCCCCGCGGCGGAGAAGGGGACAGCGCGCAACATGAATACGGTTGCCAAGCTGGTCGAGTTGGCCGCCGCCGCAAGCGGTTAG